TCAATAACTAGATAATCCCCATTGTAGAGCACTGAAGAAGGTGTAAGGCTTGCTGAGGAGATTGGTTACCCTGTGATGATTAAGGTAACTTTTTTAAAACTGAAAGTAGCTTGAAACATCACATGCTCTGTACTGTGAAATATCTACTTATTGCTGTCTTATATTTCCCTCGTACTTTAGTGACTATATCAGTATACACAAAACACTTGTCTTCAAATATTTTATGCATTTGGAGACTGATTAGCTTGTTGGGTCTGCTTTTGTTAGACTTATCTCTTCAAACACTTTACTGCATTAAAGGACTAATTGACTTGTTTGTTCTACACTTGCCAGCCTTGTCTCTTTACATAGTTTTGCTGCTTTTAGCCACTAAAGTAGTGTATGTCATGAAACTTCATTTCTTGCATTCTACTTCTAGTGGACGTTAGTGTGCTAACAATGATAACTGTTCGTTCAACACTTCATTATTTGGACTTGGTGGAGCAAACTGTTCTTAAATGATAATTTTGAATAGCGGATCAAATTATCAACTTGATAGTTCTAGAATACTTAGTTGAGCAATTTCACTTTGCTTTCCAGCTACTCATTGCCATGTTACCTTCTGAATAGCAAGAGGTCTAgcttttttcgaatttttttgattgttttctgCATTTTGATGAATCATAAGATTAAAAAGGCCCTTTTTCTCAATTTTATCAATTATTTGATAATTATTAATACCAATTTTAGTATTTGGATTACTGTTGGTATCGATCATAACCTAGGCCAGTTAGTCATTTTCATGCTAACTCAACAATAGGATAACAGACTAAGATTTGTTGAAGTACAGTTAGTGTTTTGTGGTCTGAATTGGGAGTGAGAAGCCCAGAATGACTTGATGGCTAGTTGAGAGAAAGAAGCTTAATCACAGGCTAGCCATACGACAATGAATTCATTATAGGGCCTTGTTCACACCACCCGTAACCAGAGGGAGAAGGTAGAAAATTATTGCAATTAGGTTGTGGTTGGAGAGAAAATGTAGTACGAGCGAAAGAAAAGGTACTACAAACAGACTTTTGAAAGTGTGACTTTGTTATCATTGGAAAAAATGTGAGCATCCAATCCAAAACCACAAGGCAATGAATGGGATAGCCCAAGACCTTTATCAACCCATTTGGATGCCCCTTATATAGCCGATATGAAAGATTTTTCAAACATAACTAATTGGGCAAACTTTTATATACTTAATTTTAAAGGTATATGCATAGAAAGAGGCCAAGTAAACTACACTCTTGAGAGGAACAATTTTCATAACTTGACACAAGGAAGCCTCCATTTACTTTGCTCTTTTTGACAAGTTTACTGGACTGCTTCACTATTGGATGTTATATTCAAATCCAAGATTTTTTTAGTATGAAAGTTTACATAGTTGGccgaagatgaaagtagcagaaatgaggatgttgaggtggatgtgcgggcacactaggattcGGGAGAAGGTGGGTTGTGAGCGTGGCTCCTATGGATGATAAGATGCGTgcagcgaggctcagatggttcgggcacgtgcagaggagaagcccagacacctcggtaaggaggtgtgagcggttggcttTGGCGGGTACGAGAAGAGGCAGAGGgcagcctaagaagtattgggaagAGGTGATCAGGCATGACATGGCGTGGCTTCAGATTTTCGAGTatatggcccttgataggaatgtgtggaggtcgagcattagggttgtaggctaggaggtagttgagcAATTTCTACTTTGTACCGGTAGTGAGGCTAGCCTAATAGGATTTCGTCTTAGATTGCTAGTGGTTAATGTCATGTTCCCACTATTCTTCCATTTTCCATAGTATAGGGCCTTATTTACTTGTTATTGTTATTGCTTTTCATCTATTTTCTGGGTCTTATGTCGCTGTTATTATTTCTATGTTTTTTGATGATGGTACTGATGTATTTGTCTCTGTCTCTGTTCGTCTTCTTGAGCCTAGGGTCTTTTGAAAATCGCCTCTCTactccctcggggtaggggtaagataCTCACTACCCTCCTagatcccacttgtgggatttcactgggttgttgttgttggaagtTTACATAGTTGAATATCAGTACTGCGGTACAATGACATAAATCTGTTGCTATATCTAGTTCTTATCAGCCTGCTTTGATTTAGTATTGCAATGCTTAATTTTGATCAAGAATAACTTATTAAAAAACAATATTATGTTTAAGAATATAATAAAGGGAGACAAATGAAAGGACGTTTGATGCATAATTAAGGAAGCTATTGGCTCGGAATGAAGTGACATGAGTTGTTGAGTGCCTGGAAGAGTTATCACTGAACTTGTGAAGCCTTTATTGTTTTGAAGGCAACAGCTGGTGGTGGTGGACGTGGAATGCGTCTTGCTAAAGAACCTGATGAGTTTGTAAAATTATTACAGGTACTTCTCTTTGCATCATATGTCGATCTTTAAGTTTCAAAAACATAGTAGGTGAAGGTTAGTCTTTTGCTTTTGACTTCTAAGTGTACCAAGACTTCCTTAGACTTTGGAGATTCATCCAGTGTGATTTTGGAATTCTTACATAGATGAAAGCTGTATTCCCTATTCCTTGTTGTCAGCGAAACTGATGTGGCTGTTGCATAGCCACTTTTGCCTCTTCCTGCACTTTCTATGTTCAGATATTACTATTATTAGTACATGAGCATTTGATAATATCTTGTATCAGCCGTGCATCCTGAACTTTCATATTATGTCTATGCATGTGACTGGAAACTCTTTCTACATAATCTGTGATTTGCATAGCATTTTTCTTCTATGATAGTTTCTGATCTTCCTTTTCTATGAATCATACATATTCTAGCAAACTCACAAACCTTATCATGAAGCATAATTGCTTTTAAGCCAGAGTTCTGAGTTTTATCTTATACTTGGTCTTTTTTCACTTTCAGCAAGCTAAAAGTGAAGCAGCTGCTGCATTTGGAAATGATGGCGTTTATCTGGAGAAGTACGTCCAAAATCCTAGGCACATTGAATTTCAGGTATTGTTACACCTTACTTCATTAACCAGAAGAATTTTCTAACTCAGGCGAGAAAGAATTTGATGCCATAGAGATTGAATTTTTACGTGAGTTCTTGGGAAGAACTTGAATGcatatatttaaaataaataaacccCTGTTTTGGAAAGAAATGGAATACATGTATCGAGTTACTGACAACTCATAGATGTTGGACATTACGTCTGACAACTGCTCATGAGCTGTTATCTCAGGCTTTATACACGCATAAAGGTCTAAGTTATGGATCTTCCTATACTGGGACTTGAAGTTCTGATATTATATTTGACAAAAAATCTTGGACAAAAAAACACCTTGCTATTGGTGTAACCATCACGAACAACTACTACAATACACACATGCACGCTGTATATGTTTGAAACATAACATTTAAAAATTGCCATCTAGTGGTGAATTTTCGTGCAATGAGATGCACAGTCAGGTCACTACGAGTGTCTTTTCGTATCTGATTTAGTGGTAGGTGCTAGACATGATGACATTTGACAATTGTTAACTATTGATGAATCTTACTGGTACTTAAGGTAATGAAGGAACATATACAAGAGTTGTACATGAAAATGATTCTTGTTTTAAAGCTTTATCATGTTCCTTGGGAACAGAAGGAAAAGGGTCTATGTCATTAACAATCTGTTGGGAGGTCTCATGGTTTTATGTATTGATATTAAGAGCTCCAGGAGCAATTCGGTTTGTGGAAGAGGGAATAAACAAACTTGTTCTGGTTCTTGATCCCTTTCTACTCCTCTTCCTTTACTTTCGGCTAGCCTGAGATCCTTGTTCTGTTTTATCTTTAACTCAACTTGCAGATTTGAGTTTTCTGTATAAGTGAATTTGGTGAGTAACTAGCTTCATGCTATATGCAGGTTTTGGCGGACAAGTATGGTAATGTTGTACACTTTGGAGAGCGTGATTGCAGTATTCAGGTAGGTACAATGCTATagaaatatctattttttgtctTTGACATATCTTGTGATTTTGCATGATCAGAAGTTCTTCCATATTGTAAATTCTGTTACATTGACGATGTGTCATGTTGCTGTCAAACATGTTTGGTTGAATGGTCAGACACCCGTCTTTATTCATAACTTATTTAATTTTTGGGAATTCATTACAATGTTAAGCTATCTTCTTAAGTATTTTTGTTAGGTCAAGTGCATAAAAGGGTCCACCTACAAACTGAGCGCCTTTGAAATGTCTTCTTTTTTCAGAGAAGGAACCAGAAGTTGCTGGAGGAAGCACCTTCCCCTGCATTAACACCAGAGCTAAGGAACGCCATGGGTGACGCAGCTGTTGCGGCAGCAGCATCCATAGGTTACATTGGTGTTGGTACCGTGGAGTTCCTATTGGATGAGAGAGGGTCCTTTTACTTCATGGAAATGAACACTCGTATTCAGGTGAAAGAAGCTAGCTCTGTTCAGGATTTAGGCTTTGCAGATAGTTTCAAGTTCAATGACTGTAATctgtctttttcttttaatattattttagcAAATAATGTAATATGTCAATTTGCTGAATATCTAGGTAGAGCATCCAGTGACAGAAATGATATCCTCTGTTGATCTGATAGAGGAACAGATCCGTGTGGCTATGGGAGAAAAGCTCCGATACAAACAGGTAACACAGAACAGTCAATTTTTCTTGAAATTGATTTCTGTTTAGGAAATGAATTACTATCAAAAGAAAACGGTCAAAATGTCGCCTTTGGACTTGCACATTATCAAAATGAGCATTCAAAACTCTGTATTACTTGAAGTAAGTGATTCCACCATTTGATGGTTGAATTGTTATTAAATTGGGTGTACAAAAGTAACTTTGCAATGTATAAAAGGGGTCCTTTTTATTGCCTTATATTTTATAACGTTGATAAAGAAATGGAGAAGAAATGATAAATGTTTTCTTTTAGAGGTGATATCTTTAAGAGTGCCAAAAACAGAATTAAGATTAATTCTTTCCTTTTGTTTATATTTGTTTTCTTGTTTACAGGAGGATATTGTGCTTAGAGGACATTCAATTGAATGCCGTATAAATGCAGAAGATGCTTTCAAAAATTTCAGACCCGGACCAGGTATTATTGAAGTTTCTGTCTAGAATAATATTTGCATTTATGTCATGTCTAATGTGACCTTCAATGTAAACTCTCTCGAATTATTTATTTGCACGATTGCAAATTAAAGTTGAATCATACTGCATTCTGATACTGATCAGTCTATGCAAGCAAATCACTTTACATTTTAAATATGGCGTACATTACATTAAAAGAATCCTTAGATGTTTTGGCAATATTGAACTGTATGTGAATGCTGCCAGAGATATTCCGCTAATGCTATAGCAATACAGACATAATTAATGTCTTCTCTATTAAATTTCTGTTAGTGTAGACTGTAGAGGCTCTAGGTAGTTGGATGACTTCCTGATTTCTGTTACGAGTGTTCCTTACCCATTATGGTGGACTTTACCCCGATTTCACCATTTCAAGAAAAGGTGCTGTTTAATTCTTGTATTCTTGAAATTTACATTGAGAACTGTCTGCATTAGAGCGGTGCTTATGAAAATAACATTTATAACATATGGCTGTATAATGCACTTTGTTGAATATGCTCTTTATGTTTCACTTGGTGAAGCCAGATGGCGAAGCAGAATAGACGTTACTTTTGCATTTAACCTGATATGTCTGGAAACTGAAGCTTGATTTCTTCATGAATAGGGAGAATCACTGCCTATTTACCAGCTGGAGGTCCATTTGTGCGTATGGATAGCCACGTTTATCCTGACTATGTGGTTCCACCTAGCTACGATTCCCTGCTAGGAAAGGTggatttcttctctttttctatcCCATTTTCCAAGGACCCTCTATTGCATTGTTTTTGGGACATGTTCTGTGGAACAGTGGGGAGGTCACTGATCTCTTCTTAAATTGCTGATGTTAATGCTTTTCCCATTTCCAACTGTCCAAGTACAATTGTCACAAAATTAAGCAGAGATCATAGAAGTTGGGACACATGTTTCCTTTTCTTATACCACAAAATGAAGGTTTAAAACTAGAAGCAAATTGGTAGGATAGAAACTTTTATGCAAATATGTGTTTTTCATGTTAGATTTATCACCAAAAAGTTTTTGGCTTAATAAATATGCAAATTCAAAGTGCAGGCTGGTATGTCTCTTATAAGACACAGAATAGATAAACTTTCGAgactactgattttgttattttggTGACTAGCATATATAAACATAAACCAGTATTCAGAAATGCCTAACAGGTCATGTAACTAATATACATTCCTTTGTGGAGGGTGCAAAGCGGGCATGATTTCTCGTGTCAATGATCTTTATTTGAAGTAAAAACACAGCTCTCAAAAGCTGATTTATCTTTATTGCAGCTTGTTCTAGTATTTTCTTTCTATTAATtacacatcttttttttttcctaatttttttttttaaaaaattgcaGCTCATCGTATGGGCTCCAACACGCGAGAGGGCTATTGAACGCATGAAAAGAGCACTTAATGACACCATAATTACTGGTAAGACCAACCTTCTATGGTTTTTCTGAATTTTATGAGTTGTTATTTGCACCGGAAGAGTTGGTAATTTAAGTTGCCATGGGAGTTTTAAAATCCACGCAGCACTCCAAATTGGGATTTTCCCATTTGCGTTTGTTTAATACTCAAAGGGGTCGTTTGGCACGCGGACTAAATTATCCCGGGATTATAGTCTTGGGATTATAATCCCTAGAATAATTTATCCCACCTGTGAGGTGGGATAAAATAATACCAAGTTTGATGGGATAAGGTGGGATAAAATGAGACTAAGTTTATACTATGTTTGGTTGACGGTATAAATTTATACAACGTTACAAATTTAGTACCACACTTTATCCCACCTTATCTTACCTTATCCCGCGTACCAAACGACCCCAAAGGGATGAAGATGAACAGTATGTGGTATCAACGAAAAACCGGTGGATGGGAGCTTAAAAGAACTATCATGAACCTTACATGGTCAAGTTCAATTATTTTGTGGTTGTATGCACACCAGCTCATTTCTGTCCTCTATAAAAACCTTCATAAAATAGATCCTCATCACTCGTCGTTTATTTCGTCCTTTTGCTTTGTGGTCAATCTTCTTTTGATCCATATTCTCTCAAAAGTCTAGTAATAGGTGCTACAGGTTAGATGTTAATACTGCTATATTGCATGTAGCGGGCTGAATTTGTTTACAGAAGTCTCATTTACCTTATGATATATGTATATCTGTTCTGTCTAAATTTTGCATTTGCTTTTTGACAGGAGTTCCTACCACAATAGAATATCATAAGCTCATCCTCGATATTGAGGTAGGTGGACTACCATGTTCTTTCCGTGCATATTTATTTAGGAGATGATGATGAAACTAAATTTGTTTTTGTCTGTTGCTTAATAGGACTTTAAGAATGGAAAAGTTGATACTGCTTTTATTCCAAAGCATGAAGAAGAATTAGCTCCGGTAAGTAGTGGAACTGACATCTTCAAGTCTTTAACCTACAACATAACCATCTTCATCGTCCGTTTTGACTGCTACTTCTTACTTGCAACTTGTAATGTATAGACGCGAAAGATTAGATAAAACATCAGTTAGAAACTTGGTGCAAGCTCTTGTAACCCTAAACTCCTAATGTTAATATTTCTCTGTTTTTGCGGTCATGTAGTTCAACTAATAACAATACTTAGGCTAAAAAGGAGCAacttcctttatttcttttagaGTGTGAAAAAAATAATCTCTTTATGAAGATTCTTATACAGAAAAAAGATTTTTGAAGAATACTTAATAATCAAACCTTTAAAACTGCAATAAACTTTGACCTGAGATTTTGGTCTAAGGTAAAGAATTGGATCCTAGATAGCAATTCTATGTTTATTTATGTGTTATGCATTTGCTTATTTCAGTATTTCCCCCTTGCTATCATTGCCAATACATGTGCAACTATGTAACTCAAATTATTCTTGAAAGCAACATTGAAGCTGTAAAGTTTCATTATTTTGATATTGTAACTTTGAAATTGCAGCCCCAGCAAATGGTTCCAGCAGCTACCAAGGAGATGGTCAATGCTAGTGCTtaattcttcctcttttttttttttttttctttgatatttttCCTTTACCCTTGTCGGCGAATAGTGAAAGCAGATTGCTCCCATTGGATCTTGAGGTGACTGCAGTTCTGGATATAACATTCATCTCTTTGATCTTAGCTTGAATGTATTTTTAGATACACTAGACTGAATGAAATTCTTTTTTTGCTATATGATGCTCAATCGAATCTGTGTTAAATGGCCATCGTTTTTGTTAGGAAGTGCTTTACCTTCCGTAGTCGGTTTATTAGATGCGAATCTTCTATTTAATATAGAAAAGGAGAGGCAAATTCATAATATTGTGCCAAATGTCAAAACGTAATGTCAACACATGTCAAGCTTTTAAGACAACTCCAATAAGCTTGgagattcaaaaaaaatatataaaataaaaaaattaatttgaagCTTTTAAAGCATTAATATGTTTCAGTTATTTCCCTTAAGAGTCCCACGTTTTAAAGCATTAATATGTTTCAGTTATTTCCCTTAAGAGTCCCATGTTTGGGCATGCCTATTCACACCATGAATTCGACGTTTTTTGGACTTCCACGTTTCTTCATCCACGATCATCTATTCAAAAGTTGGACTCCCATGTTTCTTCATTAGTCATTTGTTAAATTTATTATAAACCTGAATATTCAACTAAAAAAATTCTTTACAAATAATTTTACATAGAATCTATTAATATAGAAAAGGAGAAGCAAATTTACAATATTGTGCCAAGTGTCAAATTGTAATATCGACAAGTGTCAAGCTTTAAGACAAAACTCCAATAAGCTTGGagatccaaaaaaaataaaaaaaaaataaaaggcgTAATGACTTCctagccacttaaacttgtagggcttttgaaagccgatacacGAACTTTGgattttcccatttgaacactccaaCTTAACAAAATGGGTAATAATAAACACATCCACCAGAGCGTGTATATCAATTGCACTGACATGTACAACACATCATGCTAAGCTATTTATTACCTGCCATGTGTTATTTGTGGGTCCCATTTTTAAATACAAAATCAGAAGAAAAAAAGTTACaaatacaaaaaggaaaaaaaaacaatgcctaAAACATACTAGGTGTTCGACAATTCCACCGTGGGAATCGTCCCCTCCGACGAGCAGCAGAACTCCGGCAAGGCAAAAATGAACGCACAAGGTGTTCCAGGTATCCAAATTGGAAAAGAAAGATACCAAAATGTTCGCCTTGATGAGGAGAATGCTCATACACTTTCAATTTCTTATGGGTACCAACCAATTCCTCCAATTTTACAATCCAAAAGTTCATGCAGTCCGGTTGAGCAAGGTGTTTGACGAAATGCCCCTATCAATTCTGGGCCAATTGGAGACCAATTTCCAATTGGAATCCCTTCTACTACACACATGGATCCTCTATGCAAAGATTCAGCTCAATCCATTCAAGAAATCAACCATCACCACCAAGTTGAAAACTCAGAACTTCACTAGTTGGCCGGGCATGGTGCTCCAGGGATAATTGGATCCCAAAACCAATGTCAATCCATTTCTGCACCCCAGGTGAGTATTCCCAACCCATCACAACCAATTTTACATGGGTCAATCGCGTCAAATATTAAAAAAGGTCCTTCAGAACACTATTCACCCAATACTGTTCGACCAAATGTCAACCCCCAATCCAGCCCAATTCAAAGGAATTTATTGATGGGAGACCCTTCCTTAGTACCTATGGAGATCACTTGCCAAGTTTCTCAGCAATCCATTGCAGGAACTGAATCTCCTCAAAAAATTGGAAAAGCCTTGCAATCCATTGCGGGAAGATGAAAAAAAtggaaaagtcttttttttccttttttatttatattttattctaaTTCTAATTTTTTTAAGTAAAAACAATACTATTCACGCGCCTTGGCAGCGTGATTTGCACACAGTTTAGCTATGTCAGCTGTAGTGCTTCCACATAGGCATGGTCAACGGTCAAAAGTATTTATTATTACCCATTTTGTCAAGttggagtgttcaaatgggaaaatcCAAAGTTCgtgtatcggctttcaaaagccctacaagtttaagtggccaggaagccattacgccaaaataaaaaattaatttgaAGCTTTTAAATCATTATATGTTTCAGTT
The Nicotiana sylvestris chromosome 11, ASM39365v2, whole genome shotgun sequence DNA segment above includes these coding regions:
- the LOC104211567 gene encoding biotin carboxylase 1, chloroplastic, which gives rise to MDSAALTSVCGKSALRFTPGLFLGRTNGIRSSQCSFMAGNRINFPRQRAQAYRVSTKSSKRGGALAATCRAEKILVANRGEIAVRVIRTAHEMGIPCVAVYSTIDKDALHVKLADESVCIGEAPSNQSYLVIPNVLSAAISRGCTMLHPGYGFLAENAVFVEMCREHGINFIGPNPDSIRVMGDKSTARDTMKNAGVPTVPGSDGLLQSTEEGVRLAEEIGYPVMIKATAGGGGRGMRLAKEPDEFVKLLQQAKSEAAAAFGNDGVYLEKYVQNPRHIEFQVLADKYGNVVHFGERDCSIQRRNQKLLEEAPSPALTPELRNAMGDAAVAAAASIGYIGVGTVEFLLDERGSFYFMEMNTRIQVEHPVTEMISSVDLIEEQIRVAMGEKLRYKQEDIVLRGHSIECRINAEDAFKNFRPGPGRITAYLPAGGPFVRMDSHVYPDYVVPPSYDSLLGKLIVWAPTRERAIERMKRALNDTIITGVPTTIEYHKLILDIEDFKNGKVDTAFIPKHEEELAPPQQMVPAATKEMVNASA